A single genomic interval of Amblyomma americanum isolate KBUSLIRL-KWMA chromosome 11, ASM5285725v1, whole genome shotgun sequence harbors:
- the LOC144111078 gene encoding uncharacterized protein LOC144111078 isoform X1 — protein sequence MSQQLHQSPHCHRSFTKKNRQEQHLPTQSDDCPSKCNHYASSFAQKVTLMDHPHTNTGLRPYKCDHCDSSFSRKGHLEEHLRTHTGERPYKCDHCESSFTQRSKLNRHLHTHTGERPYKCDHCESSFALKSILIGHLRTHTGKRPYRCDHCDSSFSRKGHLEEHLRTHTGILTDGEKTRPANCQHNLNGLTG from the exons ATGAGtcagcagctgcaccagtccCCCCACTGCCATCGGAGCTTCACGAAGAAAAACCGCCAAGAGCAGCACCTTCCCACCCAATCGGATGACTGTCCCTCCAAGTGTAACCATTACgcaagcagctttgctcaaaaggtcACCCTGATGGACCACCCACATACGAACACTGGTctgcgtccatacaagtgtgaccactgtgacagcagcttttctcgaaagggccacctggaggaacaccttcgcacccatacgggtgagcgtccatacaagtgtgaccactgtgagagCAGCTTTACTCAAAGGTCCAAACTGAACAGACACCTTCACACCCACacaggtgagcgtccatacaagtgtgaccactgtgaaaGCAGCTTTGCTCTCAAGAGCATCCTGATAGgccaccttcgtacccacacgggcaAGCGTCCATAcaggtgtgaccactgtgacagcagcttttctcgaAAGGGCCACCTGGAGGAACATCTTCGCACCCATACTG GTATCCTAACTGATGGTGAAAAGACGAGGCCTGCGAATTGCCAGCATAATCTTAATGGACTCACTGGTTGA
- the LOC144111078 gene encoding uncharacterized protein LOC144111078 isoform X2, with product MSQQLHQSPHCHRSFTKKNRQEQHLPTQSDDCPSKCNHYASSFAQKVTLMDHPHTNTGLRPYKCDHCDSSFSRKGHLEEHLRTHTGERPYKCDHCESSFALKSILIGHLRTHTGKRPYRCDHCDSSFSRKGHLEEHLRTHTGILTDGEKTRPANCQHNLNGLTG from the exons ATGAGtcagcagctgcaccagtccCCCCACTGCCATCGGAGCTTCACGAAGAAAAACCGCCAAGAGCAGCACCTTCCCACCCAATCGGATGACTGTCCCTCCAAGTGTAACCATTACgcaagcagctttgctcaaaaggtcACCCTGATGGACCACCCACATACGAACACTGGTctgcgtccatacaagtgtgaccactgtgacagcagcttttctcgaaagggccacctggaggaacaccttcgcacccatacgg gtgagcgtccatacaagtgtgaccactgtgaaaGCAGCTTTGCTCTCAAGAGCATCCTGATAGgccaccttcgtacccacacgggcaAGCGTCCATAcaggtgtgaccactgtgacagcagcttttctcgaAAGGGCCACCTGGAGGAACATCTTCGCACCCATACTG GTATCCTAACTGATGGTGAAAAGACGAGGCCTGCGAATTGCCAGCATAATCTTAATGGACTCACTGGTTGA